One Aphidius gifuensis isolate YNYX2018 linkage group LG5, ASM1490517v1, whole genome shotgun sequence genomic region harbors:
- the LOC122857282 gene encoding LOW QUALITY PROTEIN: RING finger protein nhl-1-like (The sequence of the model RefSeq protein was modified relative to this genomic sequence to represent the inferred CDS: inserted 1 base in 1 codon): MDSLRLAIQTRLGERMVSMSSMLVETVSINYEDFNESFLTCGTCLCVYDGSEHTPKLLPCSHTVCLHCLTRIAASQTREVGHFRCPICRELITIPRGGVPALPPSFLVNQLLDLMSRQRREVIPKCSTHFNQELLFCETCDTVFCTVCTGGNHTDTSPGCTEHTIIPFSIAIKRMSEILLYKANECISKLTQAQESVSTELRRLDTAMEKCLTNVDNEFADIIKKIEKKRNELQAAVQSAAKDKKRVLEEQHALIETEKNKVERECEGLQYQVEVRNITQRIGSLSDQLDAAVALSEPRENAFITTEFNHNTAIKDFEKSLDLIGRVRSSTTLPGLCRASLRDPAICKLEAIVILETVDYHGNPRNAGGDPIDAVLTYADNVNSQKNIDYEVKDFDNGTYEISFRPPTADRYVLKLSVFERPIKDYPLYFNATEHNEPIKIYGKRGSGKDEFHQPVAVAIDDNEIIYIVDSGNSRIKVLDSNLEFIKHITNAGLEGRSCTGIAISELGIVIVNWRTRTITEMNTHGDTIRSFSHNAFQEPIDVAVDRNYGHVLVADNGQSCVFVFDSTGKILFQVGKKNTFKLITSVTVGTDGEILVADSXIQVFSAKGDFSEEINADGKGKYGGIAIDKNKKIVASRCDKGRSIIQVLKLGDGNVLTEIDSHSSKLRRPAGIAILPNNHLVVVDLGNDCIKKYRYW; the protein is encoded by the exons ATGGACTCACTACGACTAGCAATACA aacAAGACTTGGTGAACGGATGGTCAGTATGAGCTCAATGCTCGTGGAAACAGTAAGCATTAATTACGAGGATTTTAATGAAAGTTTTTTAACATGTGGTACATGTCTATGTGTCTATGATGGAAGTGAACATACACCAAAATTATTACCATGTTCACATACa gtATGTTTACATTGTTTAACAAGAATAGCAGCATCACAAACACGTGAAGTTGGACATTTTCGTTGTCCAATATGTCgtgaattaataacaataccaCGTGGTGGTGTACCAGCATTACCACCAAGTTTTTTAGTTAATCAATTATTGGATTTAATGTCACGTCAAAGACGTGAAGTTATACCAAAATGTTCAACTCATTTTAatcaagaattattattttgtgaaacATGTGATACTGTTTTTTGTACTGTTTGTACTGGTGGTAATCATACTGATACATCACCTGGTTGTACTGAACATACTATTATACCATTTAGTATTGCAATAAAACGTATGtcagaaatattattatacaaagcAAATGAGTGTATATCaaag tTAACACAAGCACAAGAATCAGTTAGTACTGAATTACGACGTTTAGATACAGCTATGGAAAAATGTTTGACAAATGTTGATAATGAATTtgctgatattattaaaaaaattgaaaaaaaaagaaatgaattaCAAGCAGCAGTACAATCAGCagcaaaagataaaaaacgtGTACTTGAAGAACAACATGCATTAAttgaaactgaaaaaaataaagttgaaagAGAATGTGAAGGTTTACAATATCAAGTTGAAGTTAGAAATATAACACAAAGAATTGGTTCATTATCAGATCAACTTGATGCTGCTGTTGCATTAAGTGAACCACGTGAAAATGCATTTATAACAACTGAATTTAATCATAATACAGCAATTaaagattttgaaaaatcactTGATTTAATTGGACGTGTAAGATCAAGCACAACATTACCag gATTGTGTAGAGCTAGTCTTCGTGATCCAGCAATATGTAAATTAGAAGCAATTGTTATATTAGAAACAGTTGATTATCATGGAAATCCAAGAAATGCTGGTGGTGATCCAATTGATGCTGTATTAACATATGCTGACAAtgtaaattcacaaaaaaacattgattatGAAGTCAAAGATTTTGATAATGGTACATATGAAATATCATTTAGACCACCAACTGCTGATCgttatgtattaaaattatcagtaTTTGAAAGACCAATAAAAGATTAtccattatattttaatgcaaCTGAACATAATGaaccaattaaaatttatggtAAACGTGGTTCTGGTAAAGATGAATTTCATCAACCAGTTGCTGTtgcaattgatgataatgaaattatatatattgttgattcTGGTAATTCAAGAATAAAG GTATTAGATAGCAATttagaatttattaaacaCATAACAAATGCTGGATTAGAGGGTCGTAGTTGTACCGGAATAGCCATATCTGAACTTggaattgttattgttaattggCGTACACGAACAATTACAGAAATGAATACACATGGTGACACAATTCGTTCATTTTCACACAATGCATTTCAG gaGCCAATTGACGTTGCTGTAGACAGAAATTATGGACATGTACTTGTTGCTGATAATGGACAAAGTTgtgtatttgtatttgattcaactggtaaaattttatttcaa gtgggtaaaaaaaatacatttaaattaataacatctGTTACTGTTGGTACTGATGGTGAAATTCTCGTTGCTGATt aaattcaagtattttcaGCAAAAGGAGATTTTTCAGAAGAAATTAATGCTGATGGTAAAGGAAAATATGGTGGTAttgcaattgataaaaataaaaaaattgttgcatCACGTTGTGATAAAGGACGTAGCATAATACAAGTATTAAAACTTGGTGATGGTAATGTCTTGACTGAAATTGATTCACACAGCTCAAAATTACGACGTCCAGCTGGTATTGCAATATTGCCAAATAAtcatcttgttgttgttgatttaggCAATGATTGTATCAAAAAATACCGTTATTGGTAA
- the LOC122857346 gene encoding uncharacterized protein LOC122857346 → MLIYFIYFIVFINSDIFVGAQDFDSSSTSEDIEKIKIIFDEIVATYRPVIEVDKNITGDELSTYQLKEEISEENPFTAFFGNPCGLDCSDEYRILNSADVCSILDSSEEEYNLAKTLLKAIGLPESCPIESGKYTASSEIDDPEIKNTIGNLCSSKNLYCSNKRFHIKLTNKNLDQMEVFDGVYNIPAIDKRNNLFC, encoded by the exons atgttgatatattttatttattttattgtttttattaacagTGATATTTTTGTTGGTGCTCAGGATTTTGATTCATCATCGACTTCTGAAGATatagag aaaattaaaattatattcgatGAAATTGTCGCTACATATCGTCCAGTTATTGaggttgataaaaatattactggTGATGAATTATCAACTTATCAATTGAAGGAAGAAATATCGGAAGAAAATCCATTTACA gcTTTCTTTGGCAATCCTTGTGGGCTTGATTGCTCTGATGAATACCGAATTTTAAATTCAGCTGATGTTTGTAGTATTTTAGATAGCTCTGAAGAAGAATACAATTTGGCAAAAACACTTTTAAAAGCTATTGGATTACCTGAATCATGTCCAATTgaatca ggTAAATATACTGCATCTTCAGAAATTGATGAtcctgaaataaaaaatacaattggtaatttatgtagttctaaaaatttatattgttcaaataaaagatttcatataaaattaactaataaaaatcTCGATCAAATGGAAGTATTTGATGGAGTTTATAATATTCCTGCAATcgacaaaagaaataatttattttgttaa
- the LOC122857335 gene encoding chymotrypsin-1-like, whose translation MLFDKLCILINLIIICNNFIEGKIVKRILGGENADEHLYPWIVSLRIQGNHKCGGTILNHRWILTAAHCLIKYQPNDIAVIVGTNNLIVDGLAYRADYFFIHHDYDRELHAHDIGLVRVVDEILFNDIIKPVELPNRDFSDSNLAGIFTGWGTTLPDGFVNNELQVIKLNIIKLDRCQKIFPKVGCGQICTSTSDGGLCFGDSGSPLVIENMQIAIASWGSPCANGYPDIHSNVYYYLNWIKNTTNI comes from the exons atgctgtttgataaattatgtattttaattaatttgataattatttgtaataattttattgaggGAAAAATTGTGAAACGTATTTTGGGTGGTGAAAATGCTGATGAACATTTATACCCATGGATTGTATCATTAAGAATTCAAGGTAATCATAAATGTGGTGGTACAATATTAAATCATCGTTGGATTTTAACAGCAGcacattgtttaattaaatatcaaccAAATGATATAGCTGTTATTGTTggtacaaataatttaattgtcgaTGGTCTAGCATATAGagctgattatttttttatccatcatGATTATGATAGAGAATTACATGCTCATGATATTGGTCTTGTTAGagttgttgatgaaattttatttaatgatattatcaAACCAGTTGAATTACCAAATCGTGATTTCTCTGATAGTAATTTAGCTGGAATTTTTACTGGATGGGGTACAacattg CCAGATGgatttgttaataatgaacTTCaagttatcaaattaaatattattaaacttgatcgttgccaaaaaatttttccaaaagTTGGATGTGGACAAATTTGTACATCAACATCAGACGGTGGTTTGTGTTTT gGTGATTCTGGAAGTCCACTTGTTATTGAAAACATGCAAATTGCAATTGCATCGTGGGGTTCTCCATGTGCCAATGGATATCCTGATATTCATTCAAATgtttattactatttaaactggattaaaaatacaacgaatatttaa
- the LOC122857330 gene encoding DNA repair protein RAD51 homolog 4-like: MDFLNESTEKIQKIIKFKLENIYSIRNAIVDRYGGKDNDIDALLKFEKIKLSTGIESLDNLLDGGICVGNIYEICGPSSAGKTQLCLNIAGNIVHKYEHEIIYIDTKSDFSSSRIYELHRKNISSMKIEKFMKCIQVYPVENVHQLLNILHMLASKKFNEIKLIIIDSLPTLFYNETDERKSLSFINYLSNICNYLVNECHMIIITTNLISHWRETEGFNIPIDTSTINIKPTLGKFWNHIPNVRLLIEQYENEKRKISLWKSSDSCISKYIQVNLTNFGFK; the protein is encoded by the exons ATGGATTTTCTTAATGAGTCAACTGAaaagatacaaaaaattattaaatttaaattagaaaatatttatagtatTCGAAATGCAATTGTTGATAGATATGGTGGAAAAGACAATGATATTGATGctctattaaaatttgaaaaaattaaattatcaactggAATTGAGAG tttagataatttattagaTGGTGGTATTTGTGTtggaaatatttatgaaatttgtgGTCCATCATCTGCTGGAAAAACTCAACTTTGTTTGAACATTGCTGGAAATATTGTTCATAAATATGaacatgaaattatttatattgatacgAAAAGcgatttttcttcatcaagaATTTATGAGcttcatagaaaaaatataagctccatg aaaattgaaaaattcatgaaatgtATTCAAGTATATCCAGTTGAAAATGTTCATCAACTATTGAATATTCTTCACATGTTagcatcaaaaaaatttaatgaaattaaattaattatcattgattCATTACCAacacttttttataatgaaacaGATGAACGTAAaagtttatcatttataaattatttatcaaatatttgtaattatttagttAATGAATGtcatatgataattataacgaCAAATTTAATAAGTCATTGGAGAGAGACTGAAGGTTTTAATATTCCAATTGATACAagtacaattaatattaaaccaaCATTAGGAAAATTTTGGAATCATATTCCAAATGTTAGACTGTTAATTGAACAAtacgaaaatgaaaaaagaaaaatatcattatggAAATCTAGTGATTCTTgtatttctaaatatattcaagttaaCTTGACAAATTTtggatttaaataa
- the LOC122856289 gene encoding chymotrypsin-2-like yields the protein MLFLIKNNYIYKLLAILLIFNLINLSIEYGNNFEGNPKIVGGNPADDGQFPYQVSLRIRTKGGELRHFCGGSLLNHRWILTAAHCLKGFNDTVITAVVGTTKLDEGGTEYKSAKIHGHEEYSSIFVRNDIGLIHVDKDIEFTENIKPVDLPTTNFDKSNYPAVLSGWGTTSYPGKTPNDLQFINLTVIDQLHCMMYHNIRITNRNICTLNKRGQGACHGDSGGPLVADGVQIGVVSWGTPCAKGKPDVFTRVYSYTGWINMMINSKQYDDDDETEQDDDDLCIKSWFM from the exons ATGTTGttcttaattaaaaataattatatttataaattattggcaatattattaattttcaatttaataaatttatcaattg aaTACGGAAATAATTTTGAGGGTAATCCAAAAATTGTTGGAGGAAATCCAGCTGATGATGGCCAATTTCCTTATCAAG tcTCATTACGTATTCGTACAAAAGGAGGTGAACTACGTCATTTTTGTGGTGGatcattattaaatcatcGTTGGATTTTAACAGCAGCTCATTGTTTAAAagg ATTTAATGATACAGTGATAACAGCTGTTGTTGGTACAACAAAGCTAGATGAAGGTGGTACAGAATATAAATCAGCTAAAATACATGGTCATGAAGAATATAGTTCAATATTTGTACGTAATGATATTGGATTAATTCATGTTGACAAAGATATTGAATTTAcagaaaatattaaaccaGTTGATTTACCTACTACGAATTTCGATAAGAGTAATTATCCAGCAGTTTTATCTGGCTGGGGAACAACAAGT tatccAGGAAAAACACCAAATGATttgcaatttattaatttaacagttATTGATCAATTGCACTGTATGATGTATCATAATATTCGTATaacaaatagaaatatatgtacattaaataaaagagGACAAGGTGCTTGTCAT ggCGACTCTGGGGGTCCCCTGGTAGCTGATGGTGTACAGATTGGTGTTGTCTCATGGGGAACTCCATGTGCCAAAGGAAAacctg ATGTTTTTACAAGAGTTTACAGTTATACTGGTTGGATtaatatgatgataaatagtaaacaatatgatgatgatgatgaaacagagcaagatgatgatgatt tgTGTATTAAGAGTTGGTTCATGTGA
- the LOC122856288 gene encoding fatty acid synthase-like, giving the protein MNSEENIVISGVAGRFPESDNVKELEKNLFNKIDMVTEDTRRFKNDNPELPKRMGKINNINKFDALFFGINPNQANAMDPMSRMLMEHAYEAIVDAGINPSTLKGSKTGVFIAACFSETEKICLYEKKWANNGYGITGCSKAMYANRLSYWLGLTGPSYTVDSACSSSIVAIENAYRSIKSGQCDAALVGAANLCLHPSLSYQYTKLGALSPDGYCKTFDADANGFVRAEAVGIIYLQKLKNAKRVYGTIVNCKTNCDGYKEQGITLPSSLMHSNLIRELYDECKVSPNDVKYMEAHGTGTKIGDPQEIMAIDIGLCSNRKEPLIVGSIKTNLGHAESASGIVSVTKIIIANETGKIPPNLHFNKAKKGLKAIEEGRIRIITEAENWNGGYAGVSGLGFGGSNAHCLIKSNDKEKINNALPNDDLPRLVMVSGRTEYAVKYILDDIENRPIDVEFIKLLHDIHADRIDGHLYGGYTILNTINSIEKTLQSNCEKVISRKIDILPQKKHSVWFVFSGMGSQWPTMGKSFLLTIFTEAIRKC; this is encoded by the exons ATGAATTCTGAAGAAAATATTGTTATCTCTGGAGTTGCTGGAAGATTTCCAGAGTCAGATAATGTCaaagaacttgaaaaaaatcttttcaataaaattgacatGGTGACTGAAGATACACGTCGCTTTAAAAATG ATAATCCTGAGTTACCAAAAAGAatgggaaaaataaataacatcaataaatttgatgcattattttttggtataaATCCAAATCAGGCTAATGCAATGGATCCAATGAGCAGAATGTTGATGGAACATGCATACGAAGCAATTGTTGATGCTGGTATTAATCCATCTACATTAAAAGGCAGTAAAACTGGTGTTTTTATTGCAGCATGTTTTTCAgaaactgaaaaaatatgtctctatgaaaaaaaatgg gCTAATAATGGATATGGAATAACTGGTTGTAGCAAAGCTATGTATGCAAATCGTTTGTCATATTGGCTTGGACTTACTGGACCAAGTTATACAGTTGATTCAGCATGTAGTTCAAGTATTGTTGCTATTGAAAATGCATATAGATCAATTAAAAGTGGTCAGTGTGATGCAGCATTAGTTGGTGCTGCTAATTTATGTCTTCATCCAAGTTTATCATATCAATATACTAAATTAGGTGCTCTTAGTCCTGATGGTTATTGTAAAACTTTTGATGCTGATGCAAATGGCTTTGTTCGTGCTGAAGCAGTtggcattatttatttacaaaaattaaaaaatgcaaaacgTGTATATGGCACTATTGTTAATTGCAAAACAAATTGTGATGGATATAAAGAACAAGGTATAACATTACCTTCAAGTTTAATGCACAGTAATCTCATTCGTGAATTGTATGATGAATGTAAAGTATCACCAAATGATGTTAAATATATGGAAGCACATGGAACAGGCACTAAAATTGGTGATCCTCAAGAAATTATGGCTATTGATATTGGATTATGTAGTAATAGAAAAGAACCACTTATTGTTGgttcaataaaaacaaatttaggaCATGCTGAATCAGCAAGTGGAATTGTATCAgttactaaaattataattgccAATGAAACTGGTAAAATACCaccaaatttacattttaataaagcaaaaaaaggCTTAAAAGCTATTGAAGAAGGTCGTATTAGAATTATCACTGAAGCTGAAAATTGGAATGGTGGTTATGCAGGTGTAAGTGGTCTAGGATTTGGTGGATCAAATGCACATTGTcttattaaatcaaatgataaagaaaaaattaataatgcttTACCAAATGATGATCTTCCAAGACTTGTTATGGTATCTGGAAGAACTGAATATGctgttaaatatatacttgatgAT attGAAAATCGTCCAattgatgttgaatttattaaacttcTTCATGACATTCATGCTGATCGTATTGATGGTCATTTATATGGTGGCTATACTATTTTgaatacaataaattcaatagaaaaaacacTTCAGTCAAATTGTGAAAAAGTTATTAGTAgaaaaattgacattttaccacaaaaaaaacattcagtTTGGTTTGTTTTCTCAGGCATGGGATCTCAATGGCCAACAATGGGAAAATCATTTCTTTTGACAATATTTACTGAAGCAATACGTAAATGTTAA
- the LOC122856287 gene encoding uncharacterized protein LOC122856287: MSLLNEENNSQRKSKRSIIKPTRFREDDSSDDEPAPKKKNTSASRVDKVHLKKRSGSSRQAQYYHRQKALKSYHQAFPYDVLFRGFQDVNIQDNTSASKKSFTESAEDEEQEEENTVPDNSNDDTEHYFNANYSMKDDSHYSNLQSKDSSEDFVSTTSSDDDNCTNGLETEEIQTCEVSCKNLRDRNHEANNSKPFFSCALTEFLDSPIWNHKFSKKDFILTRIVNFLHSRETYQSLLNCFKTFNDMTVNGNLPNHKPSLWRVLGRDNTNIVKHIYCSRCHSFFGFKNSERLQSKDCVNNTEHEFSYFLQLGLKSQIIELFSHPNINNLLSYRFKRPETNTIRDIYDGEKYKQLCKAGNFLYNRFNYSITFSTDGVSMGDTTNKSAWPIWAQINELPPHSHHKHMMLAGLWIDKTKPIFTDFLLPFASEMRDLYTTGIVWKPEGIENKP; the protein is encoded by the exons ATGTCTTTGCTTAATGAAGAaa ACAATTCGCAACGAAAATCAAAGCGTTCAATCATCAAGCCTACTCGCTTCAGAGAAGACGATTCATCTGATGATGAACctgctccaaaaaaaaaaaatacaagtgcaAGCCGAGTCGACAAAGTGCATTTGAAAAAACGTTCTGGTTCATCTCGTCAAGCACAGTACTACCATAGACAAAAAGCATTGAAGTCTTATCATCAAGCATTTCCGTATGACGTGTTATTTCGAGGTTTTCAAGATGTAAATATTCAG GATAATACTTCAGCTTCTAAAAAATCATTCACTGAGTCAGCCGAAGATGaagaacaagaagaagaaaacACAGTACCTGATAATTCTAATGACGATACTGAACATTACTTTAATGCTAACTATTCAATGAAGGATGACTCTCATTATAGCAACCTTCAAAGTAAAGATAGCTCTGAAGATTTTGTATCTACAACTTCATCAGATGAT GATAACTGTACAAATGGATTGGAAACAGAAGAAATACAAACATGTGAAGTATCTTGTAAAAACCTTCGCGATCGCAATCACGAAGCTAACAATTCAAAACCGTTTTTCAGCTGTGCACTTACTGAGTTTCTTGATTCACCTATATGGAATCATAAGTTTTcgaaaaaagattttattcTTACgagaattgtaaattttctacACTCGAGAGAAACTTACCAATCGTTgctcaattgttttaaaactTTCAATGACATGACCGTAAATGGTAACTTACCAAATCACAAACCTTCATTGTGGCGAGTTTTGGGGAGAGATAATACCAATATagttaaacatatatattgtaGTCGTTGTCATTCGTTCTTCGgttttaaaaattctgaaaGATTGCAGTCTAAAGACTGCGTCAATAATACAGAACATGAATTCTCCTATTTTCTTCAGTTAGGTTTGAAATCACAAATAATTGAGCTTTTCTCACACCCGAATATTAATAACTTACTGAGCTATCGTTTTAAACGTCCTGAAACAAATACTATTCGTGATATTTATGATGGTGAAAAATACAAGCAACTTTGTAAAGCAGGGAACTTTTTGTATAAtcgttttaattattcaattacatTTAGTACCGATGGTGTGAGTATGGGAGATACCACGAATAAATCAGCTTGGCCAATATGGGCGCAAATCAATGAATTGCCACCTCACAGCCACCATAAACATATGATGTTAGCTGGCTTA
- the LOC122857295 gene encoding LOW QUALITY PROTEIN: solute carrier family 23 member 2-like (The sequence of the model RefSeq protein was modified relative to this genomic sequence to represent the inferred CDS: inserted 2 bases in 1 codon): MELSNVEFDNHQGCDSANDENKDNKNDNPGLSYGIDDTPPWYLCFFMAIQHYLTMIGAIVSIPFILTPALCMAEDDPSRSYIISTMIFVTGLVTLFQTTFGCRLPLVQGGTISFLVPTLAILNLPQWKCPSSEIMNSMTSDNRTELWQLRMRELSGAIAVSALFQVFIGLFGIVGYLLKFITPLTIVPTVSIGLXLFENASSAASKHWGISSITIIMLTVYSQLLVNTRCPIIVYTKNNGINIKWFYLFKLFPVLLTIIIMWTVCGLLTFTNYLPIGHPARTDAKINILSDSPWFRIPYPFQWGLPTISLAGVLGMLAGVLACTVESISYYPTTSKMCGAPPPPVHAINRGIAIEGIGTVLAGIWGSGNGTNTFGENVGTIGVTKVGSRRVIQWACFLMILQGIICKFGAIFIIIPEPIVGGIFCVMFGMITAFGLSALQYVNLNSPRNLYILGFSIFFPLVLSKWMIVNPEVVKTGNNTVDGILTVLLSTTILVGGFIGCLLDNIIPGTNEERGLDSWSNQMSLNIDVSESNDNTQPEYNTFDFPIGMKLLRRWKWTSYLPFSPTYKKNQ; encoded by the exons atggaatTGTCTAACGTT gAATTTGATAATCATCAAGGTTGTGATAGTGCCAATGATGaaaacaaagataataaaaatgataatccTGGATTATCTTATGGAATCGATGATACACCACCTTGgtatctttgtttttttatggCCATTCAG caTTATTTGACGATGATTGGTGCAATTGTATCAATACCATTTATATTAACACCAGCATTATGTATGGCTGAAGATGATCCATCAAGAAGttatataatatcaacaatGATATTTGTAACTGGCCTTGTCACATTATTTCAAACAACATTTGGATgcag attacCACTTGTTCAAGGTGGAACAATATCATTTCTTGTTCCAACACttgcaatattaaatttaccacAATGGAAATGTCCATCATCAGAAATAATGAATTCAATGACATCAGATAATCGTACGGAACTTTGGCAATTACGTATGCGTGAATTATCTGGTGCAATTGCTGTATCAGCATTATTTCAAGTATTCATTGGTTTATTTGGTATCGTTGGTTATTtgctaaaatttataacaccGTTAACAATTGTACCAACAGTATCAATtggttt attatttgaaaatgcaTCAAGTGCTGCATCAAAACACTGGGgtatatcatcaataacaataattatgttAACTGTTTATTCACAACTACTTGTTAATACACGTTGtccaataattgtttatactaaaaataatggtataaatattaaatggttttatttatttaaattatttcca GTACTActgacaattattatcatgtggACAGTTTGTGGTTTATTaacatttacaaattatttgcCAATTGGTCATCCAGCACGAACAGatgctaaaataaatatattaagtgATTCACCATGGTTTCGTATACCATATCCATTTCAATGGGGTTTACCAACAATAAGTTTAGCTGGTGTACTTGGAATGTTAGCTGGTGTTCTTGCATGTACTGTTGAATCAATTAGTTACTATCCAACAACATCGAAAATGTGTGGAgctccaccaccaccagtgCATGCTATCAATCGTGGTATTGCAATTGAAGGTATTGGAACAGTGTTAGCTGGTATTTGGGGCAGTGGCAATGGTACAAATACATTTGGTGAAAATGTTGGTACAATTGGTGTTACCAAAGTTGGAAGTAGACGTGTTATACAATGGGCatgttttttaatgattttacaaggtattatttgtaaatttggagcaatatttatcatcataccTGAACCCATTGTTGGTggtattttttgtgttatgtTTGGAATGATAACCGCATTTG gctTATCAGCGCTTcaatatgtcaatttaaattcaccaAGAAATCTTTATATTCTGGGATTTTCCATCTTCTTTCCACTT GTATTATCCAAGTGGATGATTGTAAATCCAGAGGTCGTAAAAACAGGCAACAATACTGTTGATGGTATTTTAACAGTTTTACTAAGTACAACTATTCTCGTTGGAGGTTTTATTGGTTGTCTATTAGATAACATAATAccag gaacAAATGAGGAAAGAGGACTAGATTCATGGTCAAATCAAATGTCACTTAATATTGATGTTTCagaatcaaatgataatactCAACCAGAATATAATACATTTGATTTTCCAATTGGAATGAAATTACTAAGACg ATGGAAATGGACATCTTATCTTCCTTTTTCAccaacatacaaaaaaaatcaataa